In Desulfatiglans sp., the following are encoded in one genomic region:
- a CDS encoding methyltransferase domain-containing protein yields MKIKIRQSTHQTEMNNIYESEEFSLLNDHSMHPGGLRLTDRAIRLAGLHKGMKVADIGCGAGTTAAYLTWKYGLLMTGLDISGPLICIGLSKNPGLNLIHRDGKKLPFESQSLDAALFECSLSVMGFSERLVDECYSALSSKGKLIISDIFSRQEAQNSSLPLFTWLESRLAEAGFNIDVSEDHTPALITYAAELSEKFGGACDASWFICNRFAGGFKISDHCYRLIIARKVER; encoded by the coding sequence ATGAAAATAAAAATCCGACAGTCCACACACCAAACGGAAATGAATAATATCTACGAATCCGAAGAATTCTCTCTTCTGAATGATCACTCAATGCATCCCGGCGGGCTAAGGCTGACTGACAGGGCCATAAGGCTGGCCGGGCTTCATAAAGGGATGAAGGTGGCTGATATAGGCTGCGGCGCAGGGACCACAGCGGCCTATCTTACCTGGAAATACGGACTCTTAATGACCGGGCTCGATATCTCCGGGCCGCTCATCTGTATCGGACTCAGCAAAAACCCTGGCCTTAACCTCATTCATCGGGATGGGAAAAAGCTACCTTTTGAGTCGCAGAGCCTTGATGCCGCTTTATTTGAGTGTTCGCTATCGGTGATGGGCTTTAGCGAAAGATTGGTTGATGAATGTTATAGCGCGCTCAGTAGCAAGGGAAAACTTATTATATCTGACATCTTTTCAAGGCAAGAGGCACAAAATTCCTCTTTGCCCCTTTTCACATGGCTTGAATCAAGGCTCGCTGAGGCAGGGTTTAATATAGATGTAAGCGAGGATCATACCCCTGCGCTTATCACCTATGCAGCAGAGCTCTCTGAGAAATTTGGTGGTGCCTGTGATGCTAGCTGGTTCATCTGTAACAGGTTTGCAGGGGGATTCAAGATCTCTGATCACTGTTATCGCCTGATTATTGCCAGGAAAGTGGAGAGATAA
- a CDS encoding DNA-binding protein: MDANRTWKCAKCDKELVLKKMLFSYLGHTFSHEIMRCPKCGNGLIPKELAEGRMAEVEAQLEDK; the protein is encoded by the coding sequence TTGGATGCGAACAGAACCTGGAAATGCGCAAAATGTGATAAAGAGCTCGTATTGAAGAAGATGCTGTTTTCATACCTTGGACACACATTCTCCCATGAAATCATGCGGTGCCCCAAATGCGGAAACGGCCTTATTCCAAAGGAATTGGCAGAAGGCCGCATGGCAGAGGTGGAGGCGCAACTGGAAGATAAATAG
- a CDS encoding FAD-dependent oxidoreductase, which produces MKLEESRVFVNDCFSGEPASCSYACPFGLDIRFFMERVKKGRWIPAYKTFRDTVLFPVIVSRLCPQPCRNNCQRPSIGDEPLAVRDLEYACTRYALTRRPENFVIPPKKQHIAIIGGGPAGLSCALNLAQKKFHVTIFEKETGWGGALRSHPDFKLFDDDITLQFSATDALFEFNREIGSLDTLTGFDAIYVATGKNGATFGLMDSHDSDLMTTSRTGVFMGGALCGVPLMESIAQGSLLARIMEGYFETGKAALPDSDRVTKNRVHFLNHSGEENKALVTMTSPEGYTEGEAKAEASRCFLCDCRICWENCEMIKWFRKMPPKLGVEVYTDSQSGSSLSKRSLTRETYSCNICGKCKSVCPVGVDVGALMQFSREDRLRTNKNIPAFHDFWIGQFDFHTSEAFFVSPSKKEESCEYLFFPGCQLGAAEPDHVLKPYNYLQEKFNAGIMVGCCGAPAYWAGDKKRLADNIERIRSIWNSMERPTLIFACAYCENIFRLLMPEIKQESLYTLMAKDDSIVPARLFESAAMFDPCTARDDKTMQEGVRILAGRAGVAIEELDNPNRCCGYGGHMRLANPGLYEEITKHRNDASDKPYIVYCANCREVFRQKGKECAHILDMVYDIDLKKCLPTLKSQKENALEVKKKLMKRLTGDDFIPEKHEWDSIRLIISVELQDELDRKLIIEDDLKEAIWLAKQTGERFLSDDGVIQCSMVKSVLTYWVQYKELKTGEYEIRSAYIHRMKFNREG; this is translated from the coding sequence ATGAAGCTTGAAGAATCAAGAGTATTTGTCAATGATTGTTTTAGCGGTGAGCCAGCCTCCTGCTCATACGCCTGCCCGTTCGGCCTTGACATCCGTTTTTTTATGGAAAGGGTGAAAAAGGGGAGGTGGATTCCGGCATATAAAACGTTCCGGGACACAGTTCTTTTTCCTGTGATCGTAAGCAGGCTATGCCCTCAGCCATGCAGGAATAACTGCCAGCGACCATCCATCGGAGACGAACCTCTGGCAGTGCGAGACCTTGAATACGCCTGTACACGGTATGCCTTAACCCGAAGGCCGGAAAATTTTGTAATACCACCAAAAAAACAGCATATAGCCATTATAGGTGGGGGGCCTGCGGGCCTGTCGTGTGCACTGAATCTCGCACAGAAAAAATTTCATGTTACAATCTTTGAAAAAGAGACAGGCTGGGGTGGCGCTTTGCGGTCCCACCCTGATTTTAAGTTGTTCGATGATGACATTACCCTGCAGTTCTCAGCTACTGATGCTCTCTTTGAATTCAACCGGGAGATCGGCTCTTTAGATACTCTTACAGGCTTTGATGCCATATATGTTGCCACTGGTAAAAACGGGGCAACATTCGGTCTTATGGATAGCCATGATTCTGATCTTATGACTACCTCCCGCACAGGGGTATTTATGGGCGGCGCTCTCTGCGGGGTTCCTCTCATGGAATCCATCGCACAGGGCTCGCTCCTTGCCAGGATCATGGAGGGATATTTTGAAACAGGTAAGGCGGCCCTACCCGATTCAGATCGGGTTACAAAAAACCGCGTACACTTTCTGAACCATAGTGGGGAAGAAAATAAGGCGCTTGTTACGATGACCTCTCCTGAGGGATATACCGAGGGTGAGGCCAAGGCAGAGGCCTCCAGATGCTTTCTATGCGACTGCAGGATATGCTGGGAAAACTGCGAGATGATCAAGTGGTTCAGGAAGATGCCTCCCAAACTTGGCGTTGAGGTATATACTGACTCTCAATCTGGCTCATCGCTTTCCAAGCGCTCTCTTACCCGTGAGACCTATTCCTGCAACATCTGTGGTAAATGTAAAAGCGTATGTCCGGTTGGTGTGGATGTTGGCGCATTGATGCAATTTTCCAGGGAAGACCGGTTACGTACCAATAAAAATATACCGGCTTTTCATGATTTCTGGATAGGCCAGTTTGATTTTCACACCTCGGAAGCCTTTTTTGTTTCGCCTTCTAAAAAGGAGGAGAGCTGTGAATATCTCTTTTTTCCGGGGTGTCAGCTTGGAGCGGCAGAACCTGACCATGTCCTCAAGCCCTACAACTATCTGCAGGAAAAGTTCAATGCCGGGATTATGGTCGGCTGTTGCGGGGCACCGGCTTACTGGGCTGGAGATAAAAAACGTCTTGCGGACAACATTGAACGCATCCGCTCTATCTGGAACAGCATGGAGAGACCCACATTAATATTTGCCTGCGCCTACTGTGAGAATATTTTCAGACTGCTCATGCCGGAAATAAAACAGGAAAGTCTCTATACACTGATGGCAAAGGATGATTCTATTGTCCCGGCCAGGCTTTTTGAGTCAGCGGCCATGTTTGACCCATGTACAGCCCGCGACGATAAGACCATGCAGGAAGGCGTACGTATCCTGGCCGGACGGGCCGGTGTAGCGATTGAAGAGCTTGATAATCCGAACAGATGCTGCGGCTATGGCGGTCATATGCGCCTTGCCAATCCCGGTCTGTATGAGGAGATCACAAAACACCGCAACGATGCCAGCGATAAACCCTATATTGTATACTGCGCCAATTGCAGGGAGGTGTTCCGGCAGAAAGGCAAGGAGTGTGCCCATATACTTGACATGGTATATGACATTGATCTGAAAAAATGTTTGCCCACCCTTAAGTCACAAAAGGAAAATGCCCTGGAGGTAAAAAAGAAACTCATGAAAAGATTAACTGGAGATGATTTCATCCCGGAGAAACATGAATGGGACAGCATCAGACTCATTATCAGCGTGGAGTTGCAGGATGAGCTTGACAGGAAACTCATTATTGAAGACGACCTGAAGGAGGCCATATGGCTGGCCAAGCAAACGGGCGAGAGGTTTCTCAGTGATGATGGTGTGATCCAGTGCAGTATGGTTAAATCTGTACTCACTTACTGGGTCCAGTATAAAGAGCTTAAAACGGGCGAGTATGAGATCCGGAGCGCCTATATCCACAGAATGAAATTCAACAGGGAGGGTTAA